A genomic stretch from Flavobacterium sp. KS-LB2 includes:
- a CDS encoding murein L,D-transpeptidase catalytic domain family protein yields MIYNLFPTIMFLLFAFSSSKTSFPESSHVKPVVYTKVVASNVEAKIEMAYSNLHSDKFALPKLESFAEALKGYYSLKEKGLIKKDILTLIDFSLSSNTKRLWVINLVTGDILFHSLVAHGRNTGDEYASNFSNAAESYKSSLGFYATGEIYNGKHGMSLRLDGLEKGVNDNARARGVVMHAADYVSNSFIKNNHRLGRSQGCPAVPVELSKEIISAIKNKSCFFIYHPSRVSKFGAQSIS; encoded by the coding sequence ATGATTTATAACTTATTTCCTACTATTATGTTTTTACTATTTGCTTTTTCTTCTAGTAAAACAAGCTTTCCTGAATCAAGTCATGTTAAACCAGTGGTTTATACCAAAGTGGTAGCGTCTAATGTTGAGGCTAAAATTGAAATGGCGTATAGTAATTTACATTCTGATAAATTTGCTTTGCCTAAATTAGAAAGTTTTGCAGAGGCTTTAAAAGGATATTATTCGTTGAAAGAAAAAGGATTAATTAAGAAAGATATTTTAACATTAATTGATTTTAGTTTGTCTTCGAATACCAAAAGACTTTGGGTAATTAATCTTGTTACTGGAGATATATTGTTTCATTCTCTTGTTGCTCATGGAAGAAATACAGGTGATGAGTATGCCTCAAATTTTTCAAATGCAGCAGAATCGTATAAAAGCAGTTTAGGTTTTTATGCTACAGGTGAAATATATAATGGTAAACACGGTATGTCACTTAGGTTAGATGGTTTAGAAAAAGGGGTTAATGACAACGCAAGAGCTAGAGGTGTGGTAATGCACGCGGCTGATTATGTCTCTAATTCATTTATAAAAAACAATCATAGATTAGGAAGAAGTCAAGGTTGTCCCGCTGTGCCGGTAGAATTGTCTAAAGAAATTATTAGTGCAATAAAAAACAAATCTTGTTTTTTTATTTATCATCCTTCAAGAGTTTCTAAATTTGGAGCACAATCAATTTCTTAA